From Penaeus vannamei isolate JL-2024 chromosome 37, ASM4276789v1, whole genome shotgun sequence, one genomic window encodes:
- the LOC113822346 gene encoding general transcription factor II-I repeat domain-containing protein 2A — MCEELAALQSLKGTTMGEDIFGKVHQTMEELDLDWSKLASITTDGAPSMVGMSRGLIGRMNREMEERGLIAPLQVHCLIHQQALCCKVLTWDSVMKVVVSCINFIRAKGLKHRQFQEFLSEPESAHRDVLYYTEVRWLSRGRVLRRFYELLLEINAFLHSQNKTVPELIDPEWKWHLAFLTDMTEMLNSFNLQLQGQGKLICDIYSHTKAFEVKLELLLGQVKKCSFIHLPAT; from the coding sequence ATGTGCGAGGAGCTGGCAGCCCTCCAAAGTCTGAAAGGGACTACGATGGGGGAGGATATTTTCGGCAAAGTGCACCAAACCATGGAAGAGTTGGACCTGGACTGGTCAAAGCTGGCCAGCATCACAACTGACGGGGCTCCTAGTATGGTGGGCATGTCTCGGGGTCTAATAGGACGCATGAACCGGGAGATGGAAGAACGGGGTCTCATCGCCCCGCTACAAGTCCACTGCCTAATTCACCAGCAAGCACTGTGCTGCAAAGTGTTGACGTGGGATTCTGTCATGAAGGTTGTGGTGTCATGCATAAACTTCATCAGAGCAAAGGGACTTAAACACAGGCAGTTCCAAGAATTCCTGTCTGAACCGGAATCTGCGCACAGAGATGTGCTGTACTACACAGAGGTCCGATGGTTGAGCCGGGGCAGAGTTTTGAGGCGTTTTTACGAGCTGCTACTTGAAATTAACGCATTTCttcattcacaaaacaaaacggTGCCAGAGCTGATTGACCCAGAATGGAAATGGCACCTCGCATTTTTAACAGACATGACAGAAATGCTGAACAGCTTTAACTTGCAACTACAAGGCCAGGGGAAACTCATTTGCGACATTTATTCCCACACAAAAGCATTTGAGGTGAAACTAGAGCTGCTTTTGGGACAAGTGAAAAAGTGCAGCTTCATCCATCTCCCTGCTACATAA
- the LOC138859630 gene encoding uncharacterized protein, whose protein sequence is MPVLNGLRESWARLILLSSNSPTSPNSPGSSTPGSPLSTTLNTESTSRSSMPTSALPTQAETQSPEDIPTLPTSSTSSPLPVQPSSSNNSTALITTLQPYSPSLRHQKKPTNIAKFTFRTHDLPLPIYIGGQSLPVRPYQPPPHHCQNCWRFGDPAKHCRSTDRCPICAQPEPHPTLNTCTGTVSLSPANCPVDTKNWSDCVEDLLGCLKDQDVKSVHCYCIPPKGHRKKPTNIAKITFSTHDLPIHPYAICAQPGHNRSNCSAQTRTCANCGDPHYVFYRDYPTYKSESEFHFYILPPPVKFFCYSKPRHSNLNYNPNTVPSHYP, encoded by the exons atgccagtcctgaacggcctgcgggaatcatgggcacg CCTCATTCTcctttcatcaaatagccccaccagtCCAAACTCTCCCGGCTCCTCGACCCCAGGTTCTCCTTTGAGCACAACTCTGAACACTGAAAGTACTTCCcgctcctcaatgcctactagtgcattacccacccaagcagagactcagtctccagaagacattcctactctcccaacttcctcaacttcatcacctctaccaGTACAACCTTCTTCCTCAAACAACTCAACcgcccttattactaccttacagccttattctccgtctctcc GTCATCAAAAGAAACCAACCAACATTGCCAAATtcaccttccgtacacatgatcTTCCCCTAcctatctacattggtggacaatccctccctgttcgaccataccaaccccctccccatcactgtCAAAACTGCTGGCGCTTTGGagatcctgccaaacattgccgttccacagaccgatgccccatatgtgcccaacctg aacctcatccaactcttaatacctgtaccggaactgtctctctctccccagcaaattgcccagtcgataccaaaaaTTGGTCTGATTGTGTAGAAGATTTGcttggctgcctcaaagaccaagacgtgaaatcagtacattgctactgcATTCCTCCTAAAGGCCATCGAAAGAAACcaaccaacattgccaaaattacttttagtacacatgaccttcccattC ACCCATACgccatatgtgcccaacccggtcataaccgatcaaactgctcagcacaaacacgcacatgtgctaactgcggcgacccccattatgtattttatagagACTATCCCACTTACAAGtccgagtctgag ttccacttctacattctacctcccccagtcaaattcttttgctacTCTAAACCTAggcactccaatctcaactacaaccCTAACACCGTCCCCTCTCACTACCCATAG